The proteins below come from a single Cannabis sativa cultivar Pink pepper isolate KNU-18-1 chromosome 3, ASM2916894v1, whole genome shotgun sequence genomic window:
- the LOC133035490 gene encoding MICOS complex subunit MIC10-like: MADNKTITSPTQYDVVNAKWDMCLDLSLHCFVYGSFGGALAGLLLFRSLVTQWASVAFGAVIGIGSAYTQSQQLLSSSSSSQSSSTKDNQTLESSVKPNFSIHNNVDLMLDLI, from the coding sequence ATGGCAGACAACAAAACTATTACTTCTCCAACCCAATACGACGTTGTCAATGCCAAATGGGACATGTGTTTGGATCTTAGTCTTCATTGTTTCGTGTATGGTTCCTTCGGTGGAGCCTTAGCTGGTCTTCTTCTCTTTAGGAGTCTAGTTACTCAATGGGCATCTGTAGCTTTTGGTGCTGTTATTGGGATTGGATCTGCTTACACTCAATCACAACAATTATTATCATCATCGTCATCATCCCAATCTTCTTCTACAAAAGATAATCAAACACTTGAATCTTcggtaaaacctaatttttcaattcATAATAATGTTGATTTGATGTTGGATTTGATTTGA